The genomic region TTTTCTTTTCTTCAATTTGAACAACCTCGGGGGACATTCCTGTTCCTTTGTGGGACCCATCACAATAGGGTTGTTTTTGGGATAATCCGCACCGGCACCAGGCATAGGTTCCGGGTTCAACTTCCAGGACATAAGGACTTTTTTGTGCAATTTTAGGTTCAGCCATTCTCCACCTCCTTGTTGGTTATATTAAGTTAATCCATGCGGGTTTTATTTAGCTTACTTAGTGCTCTTTTTCGTAAATTCACTAACGTATTTTGGCGGTGTTGAAATCTGAGTCTATCATTCCCGAATGTTTTATCGGGCCCGCCTGCCGGCAGGCAGGAATCCAGGCT from Nitrospiria bacterium harbors:
- a CDS encoding CDGSH iron-sulfur domain-containing protein, giving the protein MAEPKIAQKSPYVLEVEPGTYAWCRCGLSQKQPYCDGSHKGTGMSPEVVQIEEKKTVAWCGCKHTKTPPFCDGTHSSLT